The following coding sequences lie in one Deinococcota bacterium genomic window:
- a CDS encoding helix-turn-helix domain-containing protein has protein sequence MAVVDKSMTFGEHLRQKREDLMSKDSRYSQENIAARLGRGFSQPTLSKIERGLKPVEEIHPRDLQRLLDEYGFGSLEIGDLAEKFGLALVSRQTHLATFQSDTQVPLQSVNVYPAGTGPAWDIDDILDVVGIPDSVYPGVQKIGLRAMSDSMTPYLPKGAVAVVALDDGLVKPGDFCGVWMNGDGVVVKRFVKEVGGELLLESLNPDPGEDRIFTAPLGSRIMGKVVKRVMDG, from the coding sequence TTTGGAGAGCACTTGCGGCAAAAGCGGGAGGACTTGATGAGCAAGGACTCGCGCTACTCGCAGGAGAATATCGCTGCTAGGTTGGGTAGGGGATTCAGCCAGCCGACGCTCAGCAAGATTGAACGCGGCCTGAAACCCGTCGAGGAGATTCATCCTCGAGACTTGCAGCGGCTGCTCGATGAGTACGGTTTCGGTTCGCTCGAGATAGGCGACCTCGCCGAGAAGTTCGGCCTCGCGCTCGTCTCGAGGCAAACGCACCTGGCGACCTTCCAGAGCGACACGCAGGTGCCTTTGCAGTCCGTCAACGTCTACCCGGCGGGCACGGGCCCGGCCTGGGACATCGACGACATCCTGGACGTGGTGGGCATTCCCGACAGCGTCTATCCTGGCGTCCAGAAGATAGGCCTACGGGCCATGAGCGACAGCATGACGCCCTATCTGCCCAAAGGCGCGGTGGCAGTCGTGGCGCTCGACGACGGTCTGGTGAAGCCTGGGGACTTCTGCGGGGTGTGGATGAACGGCGACGGTGTGGTGGTCAAGCGCTTCGTGAAGGAGGTCGGCGGCGAGCTCTTGCTCGAGTCCTTGAACCCTGACCCCGGCGAGGACAGGATTTTCACCGCGCCGCTGGGAAGCCGCATCATGGGCAAGGTGGTCAAGCGGGTGATGGATGGCTAG